One stretch of Trueperaceae bacterium DNA includes these proteins:
- the pyrE gene encoding orotate phosphoribosyltransferase: MDRTALARALYDASHLTGTFTLRSGAVSHEYFDKYLFEADPTLLAAIGDALAPLVPDGTDALAGLETGGIPLAVILAQRTGLPTLFVRKEAKTYGTAKLAEGGPVDGRRLCIVEDVVTSGGQVAASTRDLRERGAIVEHALCVIDREAGGRDALAEAGVALTPLYTMRDLTPDGP; encoded by the coding sequence ATGGACCGCACCGCACTCGCCCGCGCCCTCTACGACGCCTCGCACCTCACCGGCACCTTCACCCTGCGCAGCGGCGCGGTCAGCCACGAATACTTCGACAAGTACCTCTTCGAAGCCGACCCCACGCTCCTCGCCGCGATCGGGGACGCCCTCGCCCCGCTCGTGCCCGACGGGACCGACGCGCTCGCCGGCCTCGAGACCGGGGGCATTCCCCTCGCCGTCATCCTCGCGCAACGCACCGGCCTCCCGACGCTCTTCGTCCGCAAGGAGGCCAAGACCTACGGCACCGCCAAGCTCGCCGAGGGCGGACCCGTCGACGGCCGGCGACTGTGCATCGTCGAGGACGTCGTCACCTCCGGCGGGCAGGTGGCGGCGTCGACGCGCGACCTGCGCGAACGCGGCGCGATCGTCGAGCACGCCCTGTGCGTCATCGATCGCGAAGCGGGCGGACGCGACGCCCTGGCGGAGGCCGGCGTCGCGCTCACCCCGCTGTACACGATGCGCGACCTCACCCCCGACGGCCCGTAG
- a CDS encoding HIT domain-containing protein: MSEDGIFARIIRGEIDADVLHQDEYVTAFRDVAPQAPVHVLIVPNEAIPGVADVEGRHEAMLGRLLTVARRIAEAEGIAGDGYRLIVNTGRDAGQEVDHLHVHLLGGRALGPMLARPDGGTDPA; the protein is encoded by the coding sequence ATGAGCGAAGACGGCATCTTTGCCCGCATCATTCGAGGCGAGATCGACGCCGACGTCCTCCACCAGGACGAGTACGTCACCGCCTTCCGGGACGTCGCCCCGCAGGCGCCGGTCCACGTGTTGATCGTTCCCAACGAGGCGATCCCCGGCGTCGCGGACGTCGAAGGGCGCCACGAAGCGATGCTCGGGCGCCTCCTCACCGTCGCCCGCCGCATCGCGGAGGCCGAAGGGATCGCGGGCGACGGCTACCGCCTCATCGTCAACACCGGCCGCGACGCCGGCCAGGAGGTCGACCACCTGCACGTCCACCTGCTCGGCGGTCGGGCGTTGGGCCCGATGCTGGCCCGGCCGGACGGGGGAACGGACCCCGCGTGA
- a CDS encoding transcriptional repressor encodes MTRATVQRRAILDALQEAAGPLTPREVHDAAKRARPNLGMATVYRNLARLEREGDVIAVHLPDDATRYEPAGRGHHHHFRCRLCAGVFELAADCPVQVLEGVTLPGGYTVEDHALTLYGVCPTCRDGDPA; translated from the coding sequence GTGACCCGCGCGACCGTCCAACGCCGCGCCATCCTCGACGCGCTCCAGGAGGCGGCCGGCCCCCTCACGCCCCGCGAGGTGCACGACGCCGCGAAACGCGCGCGCCCCAACCTCGGCATGGCGACGGTGTACCGCAACCTCGCGCGCCTCGAGCGGGAGGGGGACGTCATCGCCGTCCACCTCCCCGACGACGCCACCCGCTACGAACCCGCCGGGCGCGGCCACCACCATCACTTCCGCTGCCGCCTGTGCGCCGGCGTCTTCGAGCTGGCCGCCGACTGTCCGGTGCAGGTCCTCGAGGGCGTCACGCTGCCGGGGGGCTACACCGTCGAGGACCACGCCCTGACCCTGTACGGCGTGTGCCCCACCTGCCGCGACGGCGACCCGGCGTGA